A genomic region of Alnus glutinosa chromosome 11, dhAlnGlut1.1, whole genome shotgun sequence contains the following coding sequences:
- the LOC133881455 gene encoding G-type lectin S-receptor-like serine/threonine-protein kinase At4g27290 isoform X2, whose product MGSMTSKPWLLFVLLLILSYYTACFSVAGDTLSAGQSLSVSDTLLSQGSMFELGFFSPGSSLKNYLGIWYKNFDEKNPVWVANRENPLSGRSSLRLNLSENGNLLLFGSSSNIPFWLTNLTFPGSNLTEAVLRNDGNFVLRDRSNPSTIFWASFDHPTDTWLSGAKLGIDKVTGKSKQLISWKNKEDPAPGVFSFGQDPNGSNQYVVEWNRSQIYWSTGVWNEKAKTFANVPELTSNVLIFNYSFVSNENETYFTYYLFDPSYRSKMVMKSTGNIQLFVSLSVTEWTSFWLQPVVQSDVYGLCGAFGVYRDNMSSPSCECLKGFEPFSKNYTSLNDWSGGCARKSPLQCENNTYANGKKDWFMKIPFLRLPDHSKAYSAASARNCEVACMNNCSCTAYAYNSSGYCVIWEEALLNLQQLSEGGEIMYLRLAADEHQSTKGEKASSNNLLLFDFNTELDAINAEMNTNNNMKKKEKDFELPLFSYESVSIATNNFSVVNKLGEGGYGPVYKGKLLRGRDVAVKMLSKRSGQGNEEFKNEIILIAKLQHRNLVRILGCCVEQDEKILIYEYMPNQSLDVYLFDPIKNKMLAWETRVHIIEGIAQGLLYLHQYSRLRIIHRDLKPSNILLDGEMNPKISDFGMARIVGGNDTKANTNRIVGTYGYMSPEYAIDGLYSIKSDVFSFGVLLLEIISGKKNTGFYNTSSLNLLRYAWELWVDDRSLELINPIIGYPASSSLPLRFINIGLLCVQESPTDRPTMPDVVSMIRNEHAPLPKPKQPAFTTGRNMMDTNPTIDPAGNCSNNGVTISTLEAR is encoded by the exons ATGGGTAGCATGACGAGTAAGCCATGGCTCTTATTTGTTCTGCTTCTAATCCTCTCTTATTACACGGCATGCTTCTCCGTAGCTGGTGATACCCTTTCGGCAGGTCAGTCTCTTTCAGTGAGCGACACCTTATTATCTCAAGGAAGCATGTTTGAGCTCGGTTTCTTCTCACCAGGCAGTTCATTAAAAAACTACCTGGGCATATGGTATAAAAATTTTGATGAGAAGAACCCCGTTTGGGTAGCAAATAGAGAAAACCCCTTGTCTGGCCGATCTTCCTTAAGACTAAACCTCTCAGAAAATGGCAATCTACTCCTATTTGGGAGTTCCTCCAACATCCCATTTTGGCTGACAAATTTGACATTTCCCGGGTCAAATTTAACTGAAGCAGTACTTCGTAATGATgggaattttgttttgagagatAGGTCAAACCCGTCTACTATATTTTGGGCAAGTTTCGACCATCCAACCGATACATGGCTGTCAGGTGCAAAGCTTGGGATTGACAAGGTTACTGGAAAATCAAAGCAGCTCATCTcatggaaaaataaagaagatccagcacctGGTGTGTTCTCGTTTGGGCAAGACCCAAATGGAAGCAATCAATATGTCGTAGAGTGGAACAGATCCCAAATCTATTGGAGTACTGGAGTTTGGAATGAAAAAGCTAAAACCTTTGCCAATGTTCCTGAGTTGACATCGAATGTTCTGATCTTCAACTACAGTTTTGTGTCAAATGAAAATGAAACATATTTTACTTATTATCTTTTTGATCCTTCTTACCGTTCTAAAATGGTGATGAAGTCTACAGGAAATATCCAGCTATTTGTGTCACTGTCTGTCACGGAATGGACTTCATTTTGGCTTCAACCGGTGGTCCAATCTGATGTCTATGGTTTGTGTGGTGCATTTGGCGTGTATCGTGATAATATGTCGAGCCCCTCCTGTGAATGTCTAAAAGGTTTTGAACCATTTTCGAAGAACTACACCAGTCTAAATGATTGGTCAGGTGGCTGTGCGAGGAAATCCCCTTTGCAATGTGAAAACAACACGTATGCTAATGGCAAAAAAGATTGGTTCATGAAGATACCATTCCTGAGATTGCCCGATCATTCGAAAGCATATTCGGCAGCGAGTGCTAGGAATTGTGAAGTGGCTTGCATGAATAATTGTTCTTGCACAGCTTATGCTTATAATAGCAGCGGGTACTGTGTGATATGGGAAGAAGCTCTTTTAAACTTACAGCAACTCTCAGAGGGTGGAGAGATTATGTATCTCAGACTTGCTGCAGATGAGCATCAAAGTACCAAAG GAGAGAAGGCTTCAAGCaataatttactattatttgaTTTCAATACGGAGCTCGATGCAATCAATGCAGAAATGAATACCAAcaataatatgaagaaaaaagagaaggattTTGAGTTACCACTATTCAGTTATGAGAGCGTATCAATTGCAACTAATAATTTTTCAGTTGTAAATAAGCTTGGAGAAGGAGGTTATGGACCTGTTTACAAG GGGAAATTACTTAGAGGGCGGGATGTTGCAGTGAAGATGCTTTCAAAAAGATCTGGACAAGGAAATGAGGAGTTCAAAAATGAGATAATACTAATTGCAAAACTTCAGCATAGAAATCTTGTTAGAATCTTAGGTTGTTGTGTTGAGCaagatgaaaaaatattaatatatgagtACATGCCCAATCAAAGTTTGGACGTCTACCTTTTTG ATCCAATCAAGAACAAAATGTTAGCTTGGGAGACACGTGTACACATTATTGAAGGGATAGCTCAAgggcttctttatcttcatcaatattcaaGGTTACGAATCATACATAGAGATCTAAAACCGAGTAACATTCTCTTGGATGGTGAAatgaatccaaaaatatcagattttggcatggctCGAATAGTTGGAGGTAATGACACAAAAGCAAACACAAACCGAATTGTTGGAACTTA TGGATACATGTCTCCGGAATATGCTATCGATGGTTTATACTCGATAAAGTCTGATGTGTTTAGCTTTGGAGTACTGCTCCTAGAGATTATAAGTGGCAAGAAGAATACTGGCTTCTATAATACTAGTTCACTCAATCTTCTTAGATAT GCATGGGAGTTGTGGGTAGATGATCGAAGTTTGGAGTTGATAAATCCAATAATTGGGTATCCTGCTTCTAGTTCTCTTCCGTTGAGATTCATTAACATTGGCCTTCTTTGTGTCCAAGAAAGCCCGACTGATCGACCTACCATGCCTGATGTAGTCTCAATGATTAGAAATGAACATGCACCTTTACCTAAACCCAAGCAACCAGCATTTACCACAGGCCGGAATATGATGGACACAAATCCAACAATTGACCCTGCAGGAAATTGCTCAAATAATGGCGTAACTATTTCAACACTAGAAGCCCGATGA
- the LOC133881455 gene encoding G-type lectin S-receptor-like serine/threonine-protein kinase B120 isoform X1, with protein MGSMTSKPWLLFVLLLILSYYTACFSVAGDTLSAGQSLSVSDTLLSQGSMFELGFFSPGSSLKNYLGIWYKNFDEKNPVWVANRENPLSGRSSLRLNLSENGNLLLFGSSSNIPFWLTNLTFPGSNLTEAVLRNDGNFVLRDRSNPSTIFWASFDHPTDTWLSGAKLGIDKVTGKSKQLISWKNKEDPAPGVFSFGQDPNGSNQYVVEWNRSQIYWSTGVWNEKAKTFANVPELTSNVLIFNYSFVSNENETYFTYYLFDPSYRSKMVMKSTGNIQLFVSLSVTEWTSFWLQPVVQSDVYGLCGAFGVYRDNMSSPSCECLKGFEPFSKNYTSLNDWSGGCARKSPLQCENNTYANGKKDWFMKIPFLRLPDHSKAYSAASARNCEVACMNNCSCTAYAYNSSGYCVIWEEALLNLQQLSEGGEIMYLRLAADEHQSTKGKKWIVWVAVLVPTTGLILCLFICFSTKGKLKPVGEKASSNNLLLFDFNTELDAINAEMNTNNNMKKKEKDFELPLFSYESVSIATNNFSVVNKLGEGGYGPVYKGKLLRGRDVAVKMLSKRSGQGNEEFKNEIILIAKLQHRNLVRILGCCVEQDEKILIYEYMPNQSLDVYLFDPIKNKMLAWETRVHIIEGIAQGLLYLHQYSRLRIIHRDLKPSNILLDGEMNPKISDFGMARIVGGNDTKANTNRIVGTYGYMSPEYAIDGLYSIKSDVFSFGVLLLEIISGKKNTGFYNTSSLNLLRYAWELWVDDRSLELINPIIGYPASSSLPLRFINIGLLCVQESPTDRPTMPDVVSMIRNEHAPLPKPKQPAFTTGRNMMDTNPTIDPAGNCSNNGVTISTLEAR; from the exons ATGGGTAGCATGACGAGTAAGCCATGGCTCTTATTTGTTCTGCTTCTAATCCTCTCTTATTACACGGCATGCTTCTCCGTAGCTGGTGATACCCTTTCGGCAGGTCAGTCTCTTTCAGTGAGCGACACCTTATTATCTCAAGGAAGCATGTTTGAGCTCGGTTTCTTCTCACCAGGCAGTTCATTAAAAAACTACCTGGGCATATGGTATAAAAATTTTGATGAGAAGAACCCCGTTTGGGTAGCAAATAGAGAAAACCCCTTGTCTGGCCGATCTTCCTTAAGACTAAACCTCTCAGAAAATGGCAATCTACTCCTATTTGGGAGTTCCTCCAACATCCCATTTTGGCTGACAAATTTGACATTTCCCGGGTCAAATTTAACTGAAGCAGTACTTCGTAATGATgggaattttgttttgagagatAGGTCAAACCCGTCTACTATATTTTGGGCAAGTTTCGACCATCCAACCGATACATGGCTGTCAGGTGCAAAGCTTGGGATTGACAAGGTTACTGGAAAATCAAAGCAGCTCATCTcatggaaaaataaagaagatccagcacctGGTGTGTTCTCGTTTGGGCAAGACCCAAATGGAAGCAATCAATATGTCGTAGAGTGGAACAGATCCCAAATCTATTGGAGTACTGGAGTTTGGAATGAAAAAGCTAAAACCTTTGCCAATGTTCCTGAGTTGACATCGAATGTTCTGATCTTCAACTACAGTTTTGTGTCAAATGAAAATGAAACATATTTTACTTATTATCTTTTTGATCCTTCTTACCGTTCTAAAATGGTGATGAAGTCTACAGGAAATATCCAGCTATTTGTGTCACTGTCTGTCACGGAATGGACTTCATTTTGGCTTCAACCGGTGGTCCAATCTGATGTCTATGGTTTGTGTGGTGCATTTGGCGTGTATCGTGATAATATGTCGAGCCCCTCCTGTGAATGTCTAAAAGGTTTTGAACCATTTTCGAAGAACTACACCAGTCTAAATGATTGGTCAGGTGGCTGTGCGAGGAAATCCCCTTTGCAATGTGAAAACAACACGTATGCTAATGGCAAAAAAGATTGGTTCATGAAGATACCATTCCTGAGATTGCCCGATCATTCGAAAGCATATTCGGCAGCGAGTGCTAGGAATTGTGAAGTGGCTTGCATGAATAATTGTTCTTGCACAGCTTATGCTTATAATAGCAGCGGGTACTGTGTGATATGGGAAGAAGCTCTTTTAAACTTACAGCAACTCTCAGAGGGTGGAGAGATTATGTATCTCAGACTTGCTGCAGATGAGCATCAAAGTACCAAAG GCAAAAAATGGATAGTATGGGTTGCCGTGCTAGTTCCAACAACAGGGCTTATCTTATGTctcttcatttgtttttcaaccAAAGGAAAGCTCAAACCCGTAG GAGAGAAGGCTTCAAGCaataatttactattatttgaTTTCAATACGGAGCTCGATGCAATCAATGCAGAAATGAATACCAAcaataatatgaagaaaaaagagaaggattTTGAGTTACCACTATTCAGTTATGAGAGCGTATCAATTGCAACTAATAATTTTTCAGTTGTAAATAAGCTTGGAGAAGGAGGTTATGGACCTGTTTACAAG GGGAAATTACTTAGAGGGCGGGATGTTGCAGTGAAGATGCTTTCAAAAAGATCTGGACAAGGAAATGAGGAGTTCAAAAATGAGATAATACTAATTGCAAAACTTCAGCATAGAAATCTTGTTAGAATCTTAGGTTGTTGTGTTGAGCaagatgaaaaaatattaatatatgagtACATGCCCAATCAAAGTTTGGACGTCTACCTTTTTG ATCCAATCAAGAACAAAATGTTAGCTTGGGAGACACGTGTACACATTATTGAAGGGATAGCTCAAgggcttctttatcttcatcaatattcaaGGTTACGAATCATACATAGAGATCTAAAACCGAGTAACATTCTCTTGGATGGTGAAatgaatccaaaaatatcagattttggcatggctCGAATAGTTGGAGGTAATGACACAAAAGCAAACACAAACCGAATTGTTGGAACTTA TGGATACATGTCTCCGGAATATGCTATCGATGGTTTATACTCGATAAAGTCTGATGTGTTTAGCTTTGGAGTACTGCTCCTAGAGATTATAAGTGGCAAGAAGAATACTGGCTTCTATAATACTAGTTCACTCAATCTTCTTAGATAT GCATGGGAGTTGTGGGTAGATGATCGAAGTTTGGAGTTGATAAATCCAATAATTGGGTATCCTGCTTCTAGTTCTCTTCCGTTGAGATTCATTAACATTGGCCTTCTTTGTGTCCAAGAAAGCCCGACTGATCGACCTACCATGCCTGATGTAGTCTCAATGATTAGAAATGAACATGCACCTTTACCTAAACCCAAGCAACCAGCATTTACCACAGGCCGGAATATGATGGACACAAATCCAACAATTGACCCTGCAGGAAATTGCTCAAATAATGGCGTAACTATTTCAACACTAGAAGCCCGATGA